One genomic region from Hoeflea algicola encodes:
- a CDS encoding DUF983 domain-containing protein: MSSDEAHYPPVDAVSVGLRGRCPRCGEGAMFDGFLTVKPVCGTCGLDYGFADAGDGPAVFVILIIGFVVLGSALWLEVNYSPALWVHMLLWIPLATLLSLTLLRGLKGLMIALQYRNKAAEGQIDK, translated from the coding sequence ATGTCTAGCGATGAAGCCCATTATCCTCCGGTAGACGCGGTCTCGGTTGGCCTCCGCGGTCGCTGTCCTCGGTGCGGGGAAGGCGCCATGTTTGATGGGTTTCTCACCGTCAAGCCGGTCTGTGGTACCTGTGGACTCGATTATGGCTTCGCCGATGCGGGCGACGGGCCGGCGGTGTTCGTCATTCTCATCATCGGCTTTGTAGTGCTGGGCTCGGCGCTCTGGCTCGAGGTTAATTACAGCCCGGCATTGTGGGTGCATATGCTCTTGTGGATCCCGCTTGCAACGCTGCTGTCGCTCACCTTGTTGCGCGGCCTCAAGGGGCTGATGATCGCGCTGCAGTATCGAAACAAGGCTGCCGAAGGACAAATTGACAAGTGA
- a CDS encoding SURF1 family protein, with amino-acid sequence MTDASPTSTPRRLGPVTLIVIMAALAVLLALGTWQVKRLYWKQDLLAKIETRMVAAPANLEEIVALESAGEDIEYRRVSLTGRFRHANEQFFFSTLNGRSGYYVYTPFETDAGRLIFINRGFVDVGSKDPAMRGQGQVAGTVAIVGLVRDRLDEKPSWVVPDNDLAKNIYFWKDLDAMAVNAGIDPQADRLLPFFIDADDSPNPGGQPIGGVTQVNLPNSHLQYAVTWYGLALALLGVTVALWWRGRGRGK; translated from the coding sequence GTGACTGACGCATCCCCAACTTCCACGCCGCGTCGCCTTGGACCGGTGACGTTGATTGTCATCATGGCTGCCCTTGCTGTTTTGCTGGCGCTCGGTACCTGGCAGGTCAAGCGGCTCTACTGGAAGCAGGATTTGCTGGCCAAGATCGAGACGCGCATGGTTGCTGCGCCGGCGAACCTCGAAGAGATTGTCGCGCTCGAATCGGCAGGCGAAGACATTGAATACCGCCGGGTCTCGCTGACTGGCCGTTTCCGGCACGCAAACGAACAGTTCTTCTTCTCTACCCTGAACGGGCGCTCCGGCTATTACGTCTACACGCCGTTCGAGACCGACGCCGGACGACTGATCTTCATCAATCGTGGTTTTGTCGATGTCGGTTCAAAGGACCCTGCCATGCGCGGCCAGGGGCAGGTGGCAGGCACAGTGGCGATCGTCGGTCTGGTGCGCGATCGGCTCGACGAAAAACCTTCATGGGTGGTGCCGGACAATGATCTGGCGAAGAATATCTATTTCTGGAAGGACCTCGATGCCATGGCGGTCAATGCCGGAATTGACCCGCAGGCAGACCGACTGCTTCCATTTTTCATCGACGCCGACGACAGTCCGAACCCCGGTGGCCAGCCAATCGGTGGCGTCACCCAGGTCAACCTGCCCAACAGCCACCTGCAATACGCTGTCACCTGGTATGGTCTGGCGCTTGCCCTTCTGGGCGTTACCGTCGCGCTCTGGTGGCGTGGTCGCGGTCGCGGCAAATAG
- a CDS encoding homoserine kinase: MAVYTDVNEEQLSAFLTEYDVGTLLSYKGIAEGVENSNFLLRTTKATLILTLYEKRVNRDDLPFFIGLMDHLAAKGLNCPLPIQRRDGGHLGELAGRPAAMVSFLDGSWLRKPRAEHCREVGRAMAAMHVAGSDFPIRRANALTMPNWRPLWQSSRARADEVLPGLRDEIDRELEILEAGWPKDLPEGVIHADLFPDNVFFIEDRLSGLIDFYFACNDYLAYDVAIGLNAWCFEKDGSFNHTKGMALINGYTSVRKLESAEAQALPLLARGAALRFFLTRLHDWLTTPEGAMVVKKDPLEYLQKLRFHGQIVSSSEYGHRNEENLS, translated from the coding sequence ATGGCCGTTTACACCGATGTCAACGAAGAGCAACTGAGCGCTTTCCTGACCGAGTATGATGTTGGCACGCTCCTGTCCTACAAGGGCATCGCCGAGGGTGTGGAAAATTCCAATTTCCTGCTGCGTACCACCAAGGCCACTTTAATTCTCACGCTCTATGAAAAGCGCGTCAATCGCGACGATCTGCCGTTCTTCATCGGGCTGATGGACCATCTGGCGGCCAAGGGACTAAACTGCCCGCTACCGATCCAGCGGCGCGACGGCGGCCATCTTGGCGAACTGGCGGGCAGGCCTGCGGCGATGGTCTCGTTTCTCGATGGCTCCTGGCTGCGCAAACCGCGCGCCGAGCATTGCCGCGAGGTCGGCCGCGCAATGGCTGCCATGCATGTGGCCGGAAGCGATTTTCCGATCCGACGCGCCAATGCGCTGACCATGCCCAACTGGCGGCCGCTGTGGCAAAGTTCGCGAGCGCGCGCCGACGAGGTCCTGCCCGGCCTCCGCGACGAGATCGACCGCGAACTAGAGATCCTAGAGGCCGGCTGGCCGAAGGACCTGCCCGAGGGTGTCATTCATGCGGACCTGTTTCCCGACAATGTATTCTTCATCGAAGACCGGCTGTCGGGCCTGATCGACTTCTATTTCGCCTGCAATGATTACCTGGCTTATGACGTTGCCATCGGTCTCAACGCCTGGTGTTTTGAGAAGGATGGTTCCTTCAACCACACCAAGGGCATGGCGCTGATCAACGGTTATACCTCCGTGCGCAAGCTTGAGTCCGCTGAAGCCCAGGCTCTGCCGCTGTTGGCGCGAGGCGCGGCACTCAGGTTCTTCCTGACCCGTCTGCACGATTGGCTGACCACGCCCGAGGGGGCGATGGTGGTCAAGAAGGACCCGCTTGAATATCTGCAGAAGCTGCGGTTTCACGGTCAAATAGTATCGAGTTCCGAATATGGCCACCGCAACGAGGAAAACCTGTCGTGA
- the rnhA gene encoding ribonuclease HI has protein sequence MKQVEIFTDGACSGNPGPGGWGAILRYNGTVKELCGGEAVTTNNRMELLAAINALNALSSACEVELHTDSKYVMDGISKWIFGWKKNGWKTADKKPVKNAELWQTLDQANQRHKVKWNWVKGHAGHPENERADELARTGMAPYKTRTAPRTGAVR, from the coding sequence GTGAAACAAGTTGAAATATTCACCGATGGCGCCTGCTCGGGCAATCCGGGCCCCGGCGGCTGGGGCGCGATCCTCAGGTATAATGGAACCGTCAAGGAACTTTGCGGCGGCGAGGCTGTAACCACCAACAACCGGATGGAGCTGCTGGCAGCGATCAACGCGCTCAACGCGCTCAGCAGTGCCTGTGAAGTCGAGCTCCATACCGACAGCAAATACGTAATGGACGGCATCTCGAAATGGATATTCGGCTGGAAGAAGAACGGCTGGAAGACCGCTGACAAGAAGCCGGTGAAAAACGCCGAACTCTGGCAGACTCTCGATCAGGCCAATCAGCGCCACAAGGTTAAATGGAACTGGGTCAAGGGTCACGCCGGCCATCCCGAGAACGAGCGTGCCGACGAATTGGCGCGGACCGGCATGGCGCCCTACAAAACCAGAACGGCGCCGAGAACCGGCGCCGTCAGATAG
- the ispH gene encoding 4-hydroxy-3-methylbut-2-enyl diphosphate reductase, with product MHRHALTIRLCGPRGFCAGVDRAIQMVVLALKKYGAPVYVRHEIVHNRFVVEGLEKLGAVFVEELDEIPAEHHTQPVIFSAHGVPKSVPADAQARNLFFLDATCPLVSKVHKQAMRHERLGRHVVLIGHKGHPEVIGTMGQLPQGAVTLVETVADVDQLEPVDPAALGFVTQTTLSVDDTAAVIARLHARFPQITAPSAESICYATTNRQDAVKQAAPGCDLFVVVGAPNSSNSKRLVEVALKAGAKKSILLQRAHEIDWEAIGEIGVLGLSAGASAPEVVVDEIIEAFKVRFDATIELAETVRETENFMVSRELRDVELTAADMAFVNGVR from the coding sequence ATGCATCGGCATGCCCTGACCATTCGCCTCTGCGGACCGCGCGGCTTCTGCGCGGGTGTGGACCGTGCCATCCAGATGGTGGTGCTGGCGCTCAAGAAATACGGCGCGCCGGTCTATGTCCGCCATGAGATCGTCCATAACCGTTTCGTTGTCGAAGGACTGGAGAAGCTCGGCGCCGTATTCGTCGAGGAACTCGATGAAATCCCGGCCGAGCACCATACCCAGCCGGTGATCTTTTCGGCCCACGGCGTGCCGAAATCGGTGCCGGCGGATGCTCAGGCGCGCAACCTGTTCTTTCTCGATGCCACCTGTCCGCTGGTATCCAAGGTGCACAAGCAGGCCATGCGCCATGAGCGGCTGGGTCGCCACGTCGTGCTGATCGGCCACAAGGGACATCCCGAGGTGATCGGCACCATGGGGCAACTGCCGCAAGGCGCCGTCACGCTGGTGGAAACCGTTGCCGATGTCGATCAACTTGAACCCGTCGATCCGGCGGCCCTCGGTTTCGTCACCCAGACCACGCTGTCGGTTGATGATACCGCCGCGGTGATCGCCCGGCTTCACGCCCGGTTTCCGCAAATTACGGCACCGTCGGCGGAATCGATCTGTTACGCCACCACCAACCGTCAGGATGCGGTCAAACAGGCAGCGCCCGGTTGCGATCTTTTTGTCGTTGTCGGTGCGCCCAATTCCTCCAATTCCAAGCGTCTGGTGGAAGTGGCGTTGAAGGCCGGCGCGAAAAAATCGATTCTGTTGCAACGCGCCCACGAGATTGACTGGGAAGCTATCGGCGAGATCGGGGTGCTCGGGCTGTCTGCCGGTGCCTCCGCGCCGGAAGTGGTCGTCGATGAAATCATCGAAGCCTTCAAGGTTCGGTTCGACGCCACCATCGAATTGGCCGAGACGGTGCGTGAGACCGAGAATTTCATGGTCAGTCGCGAGCTGCGCGATGTCGAACTGACCGCGGCCGACATGGCCTTCGTCAATGGAGTGCGCTGA